The Candidatus Polarisedimenticolia bacterium nucleotide sequence CGGCTTCCCGGGGAAAAATCGGATGAAATTCCGGCACATCGCGGTGGAAGGAGCCATCGGCGTAGGGAAGACCTCTCTGGTGGATCTCCTGGCGGCGCGGTTCGATGCCCTGAAAGTCCTGGAGCAGACCGAGAACCCCTTCCTGGAGGATTTCTACCGCGACAAGCCCGGGGCCGCGTTCCAGGCGCAGCTTTTCTTCCTGATGAACCGATACCAGCAGCAGAAGGAGCTGACCCAGGGGGACCTGTTCAACCAGGTGACGCTGTCCGACTACATCTTCGCCAAGGACAAGATTTTCGCCTACCTGAACCTGGACGATTCCGAGCTGCTGATCTATGAGAAACTCTACGCCCTGCTGGAGCAGAATATCCCCCGCCCCGACCTGGTTATCTATCTCCAGGCCTCGGAGAAGGTGCTCCTGGAGCGAATTCGGCGTCGCAGCCGCGACTTCGAGATGGGAATTTCCGAGCGCTATATCGCGGAGCTGAACCGGGCCTATAATTACTTTTTCTTTCACTACACCGCCTCACCGCTGCTGGTCATCGATACGACCGACATCGATTTCGTGGAGCGGGTGGACGACCTGAACGAGCTGGTC carries:
- a CDS encoding deoxynucleoside kinase, with the translated sequence MKFRHIAVEGAIGVGKTSLVDLLAARFDALKVLEQTENPFLEDFYRDKPGAAFQAQLFFLMNRYQQQKELTQGDLFNQVTLSDYIFAKDKIFAYLNLDDSELLIYEKLYALLEQNIPRPDLVIYLQASEKVLLERIRRRSRDFEMGISERYIAELNRAYNYFFFHYTASPLLVIDTTDIDFVERVDDLNELVAQIEQMEKGVQYYIPLGAGDGPRRKTK